The nucleotide sequence GGAAAGAAGAGCCCGAAGAACTTCAGGAATTCCTGAAGCTGATCCAGTTACGCTTTGAGGTTTAATGGCTCAACACTTGTTTCCTATGTGAATCCAGCTTCAAGAAGATAAACAAGAGCATGGTAAAAGAAAGCAGTGAAGATCCCCCGTAACTAAAGAAAGGCAAAGGAATACCTATAATAGGGAATACACCTATGGTCATACCTATGTTTACCATAAAATGGAAAAAGATAATAGATGCTACGGAATATCCAAATATCCTGGAAAACTTATCCTTTTGCCGTTCTGCAAGAAAAACCAAACGGCACAAGAACACTACATATAAAGCAATGAGGAGACTGCTTCCGATCCAGCCATGTTCCTCGCCTATAGTGCAAAAAATAAAGTCTGTACTTTGCTCAGGCACAAAATCAAATTTGGTTTGTGTGCCCTGCAAAAAACCTTTTCCTGCAAATCCACCGGAACCAATAGCTGTTTTAGATTGAATGACATTCCATCCAAAACCCTGAGGGTCTGACTCAGGGTCCAGCAATGCCTTAATCCGGGCCTGCTGGTGAGGCTGCAAAACATCATTGACAAAAAAGTCTGTTCCATAAACCACCCCTATAGAAACAACCGCCAAGCCAGCAGCAATCAAAATCCTATTGATCACAAGCCGTTTTAAAGTACGTTTTCTTAGTTTATACAACTGGCTTATAATAAAAATGGATGTCATAGCCAACAGAGCGAAAACAATATAAAGGTTTTCTTCGACCACAAGGGCCACAACAAACAACACAACACAGCCAATACCGGCAACTAATAGAACCGGCGACAACCCCTCTCTATACAACACCAGCACAAAAGCTGAAAATACCAGCACAGTTCCTGTTTCATTCTGAAGTAAGATAAGTATAGATGGCAGCAAAATTAAGAAAGCAACCATCCGCTGTGTTTTAAACTTAGAAAGCTTCATATTGACTTGTCCCAGATAGCTGGATATGGCCAATGCAGTCCCTAGTTTTGCAAATTCGGCAGGCTGGAGCCTTATTGGCCCTAATACAAGCCACGACCTAGACCCCTTGATGTCCGGTGCAAACAAACAGGTGAGGACAAGTACCACTATAACCGCCCCGTATATAAAAAAGGCAAATGAGCTATAAAACTTATAGTCAATAATAAAGATTGCAAAGATCAGCAGTGTAGCAATCCCGATCCACATGAGCTGCTTTCCGGAATTAATAGAAAAATCAAAAATGCTCATTTGTGCATCATGATCATAAACGGCAGCAAATATGTTGAACCAGCCAAATGTTACAAAAGTGGCATAAAGTGCAATCGTCAGCCAATCAATATTTTTAGAAAGATTATCTCTCAATTTATATCTAATATTTGATCTTCGTAGAATTTCTTATCCAGGATATATTTCTCCAAATGTGGCCTGGTAATAGTATCTGAAATATATTTCTCTATCATTAAAGAGGCAATTGGTGCCGCCCATGTACCTCCAAAACCTGCGTTTTCAACAAAAACCGCAATGGCTATTTTAGGGTCATCTTTTGGCGCAAATGCAATAAATACAGAGTGGTCTTCGCCATGCGGGTTTTGGGCTGTACCGGTTTTCCCGCACATAGGGATCCCTTTAATTCGAGAACGCATCGCTGTTCCTGAAGTGACCACTTTTTCCATTCCGTCAATTACCACATCAAAATGCTTCGGGTCTACTCCTGTATCATGCTTCTTGCGATATTCCGCCAATGGCTTTCCTTCCTCCCCGATTGCTTTTATAAAGTGCGGAGTGTAATAGTGTCCCTTATTGGCAATAATAGCAGCAAGGTTAGCCATTTGCAGCGGCACTGCTCCGATTTCACCCTGACCAATACCAAGAGAATAGATAGTGGTAAACTTCCAACGTAGATCACCATAAATACGGTCATAATAACTATTGCTAGGAATATTTCCTGGTTTCTCACTAGGAATATCAATGCCTAAGCGGTTTCCAAAGCCAAAACGGGTAATATGTTCACGCCATTTGTCAAAGCCGATTTCCGTATCTTTATACTTATTAGGGTCAAGATCCTGATTAAGAATATTTTTAAACACTAGGTAATAATATGGGTTACATGAGTGCTGTATTGATCCCATTACGTCGACCGGAGAGTCATGAGGGTGACATTTCACCAGTGCTTTATTACAAGGATATTTGGTATTTTCATTAAGCACGCCCATTTGCATGGCAATAAGGGCCTGAGGGATCTTGAAAATAGAGCCCGGAGGATACATGGCCATAAGAGGCCTGTTAAACAAAGGCTTCAAAGTATCCCTTTCAAGCCTCAAATAGTTTTCTCCAAAATTACGGCCTGTCAAGGCGTTAGGATCATAAGATGGCGCAGAAACAAAAGAAAGGATTTCGCCCGTAGAAGGTTCGATAGCCACAACACTACCTCTTTTATTCCTCATCAACTTCTCACCGTATTTCTGAAGTTCCAAATCTATAGAAGCGGTGAGGTTTTCGCCTGGTACAGACAAAGTATCATACATTCCGCCCTTAAAAGGTCCTTTTTCTACACCTTTTACATTTACCATTACATGTCGCACCCCTCTTCTACCTCTCAAATGTTTTTCATAATGCAACTCCAATCCGCTCTTACCGATATAGTCACCGCTTGAATAGTAATTGTCTTCCTGCCTATCAAGTTGTGCTTTGTCAATTTCACGGATATACCCTAAGGCATTTGCTAAGCTTTGGTGAGGATAAGACCTAACAGTCCTGGCCTGGGTATAAAAACCTTTAAAGTCTACAAGATAGTCTTGAACTTTTGCAAAATCTTTGATTGAAAGCTGTTTGATAAACGGCCAAGGCTTAGACCAAGATCCTTTAGGAGGAGTCACAGCATCTTTCATCTTCACTTCAAACTCTTCTTTGGTCAACTTGAATAACCTGCAAAAAGCTGTGGTGTCAAGGTCTTTCACCTCTCTAGGAACGACCATCAGGTCAAACACCGGATTGTTATATACAAGCTCTTTACCGTTTCGATCATAAATAAGTCCCCTGTAAGGGTACTCTACGATACGGCGTTTAATATTTTTCTGGGCTTTCATCTTATAGTTATCGTCAAACATCTGCAATGACAAAAGTTTGATGATATAGACTAGACCTACCAGAACAAATATTCCCTGTACAACTATTTTCCGGTTTTCAAACATCAGATTCGTTTCGGACTTTTGAACAAGTACTGTAATAACGTAATTACAAATACTGTAAAGATACTACTGGCAAAAGTTTTTAATAATATTCTTCCAAAATTGGAAATGCTAAGTACTTCAAGGAAAAACAGGGCAAAATGATGGGTAAAAACCAATATACCCGCATAGGTAATAAACCACTGAAAGCCGAGAGATTGCACAGAAATTTCTATTCCTGTATCATATCCACCTCTTGGCGTAAGCAAATTTATGACATGCGCCCTGATATAGGCTATTAACACAGAAGCAGCAGCATGAATTCCCAAAGTGTCATAAAAAATATCAACGACCAGACCAATGGCAAAGGCAGAGAGCATCTGCACCACCTTTGAAGTTTCTATAGGCAACAGCAGTATAAAACCTATATAGACAAAGCAGAATGCCACATTGAACAAGGAAACATTGAGAAAAAGTACAACCTGTAAACCTGCAAACAGGAGAAAATATAAAAAGTACTTAAGCGTATTTTGAGATTTCATTTATTTGCCTTCTTTTGGCCTTGATATCAATTCCAGAGAATCCCTTTCCTGTCTTAGGGAATTATCAATAGCATAAACATAAGATAGTTTAGTAAAATCTACAGAGAGCCTGACCCGGATATCATAATCGCTCCTGCCTTGATCTAACTTGAAGTCCTCTATAGTACCTATCATGACACCAGCGGGGTATATGGCATTATATTCGGAAGTCACGATAGTATCTCCGACAGAGATTTTATGGTGCCTCACAACATACAAAAGATTGGCAACGGCAGGGTCAGCGCCATCCCACTCAACAGTACAATCAATATTTTTACCTTTGATCTTAGAGGCCACTTTCATGCCTGAGTTCAGGAGAGAGACTACAGTAGAGAAGTTATTAGAAACAGCTTTTACCCTTCCCACTACACCACCGGCAGCTATCACACCCATATCAGGCTTAATGCCATCTTTAGCACCTTTATTCAAGGTAATAAAGTTATTGGCCCTGGCCACAGAATTGTTGATTACCTTGGCAGGGATAAAACTAAATTGATTTTCTCGCAAAAAATCAACGGTATCTAAAGAAGTGTTCTGTTCGGATTGCTGATAGCGAATCAATAGTTCTCTCAATTGTGCATTTTCGTAAGCCATGTTTCTATTTACATCCGTAAGCTTAAAATAGCCGGCCACGTTATTTCTGGCAGAAAGCACCTGACCGGCATAATAATTAGATGTATTAAAGAACGAAGCTCCTTGATAACCATTATGCTTCACTATCAGCCACAGGCAAAACGTTTCCAATGCAAGGAAAAACAGAAAAGACCTGTGCCGATAAAAGAATTGAAATAAACTATGCATTAAGAGATTTTATGACATCAATACTGCTTTATAGCTATTAATATCTTTAATAGCTATCCCCGTACCGCGCACGACAGCTCTCAGTGGATCTTCGGCCACATGTATTGGGAGCTTAGTTTTCAGTGCAAGGCGCTTATCCAGCCCTCTTAATAACGCACCTCCACCGGTAAGATGTATTCCATTGTCATAAATATCTGCAGACAATTCTGGCGGTGAAATCTCCAACGCCTTCAAAACAGCCTCCTCTATCTTAGAGATGGATTTATCTAAAGCAAAAGCGATCTCAGAATAGCTAACTTTGATTACCTTAGGAATTCCTGTCATCAAGTCACGGCCACGAATTTCATAATCCTCAGGTGGCGTATCAAGTTCTGTCAGGGCAGATCCCACTTCGATCTTGACCCGCTCGGCAGAACGCTCACCAATCAGAAGGTTGTGCTGTCTTCTCATATAGTCGAGAATATCTTTGTTAAAGACATCACCTGCCACACGTATAGACTGTTCACACACAATACCAGAAAGTGCAATAACCGCAATCTCTGTTGTACCCCCTCCAATATCAACAATCATAGAACCCATAGGCTGCTCAATGTCAATGCCCAAACCAATGGCCGCAGCAATTGGCTCGTGAATCATATACACCTCTTTAGCCCCGGCATGCTCAGCAGAGTCGCGAACAGCTCTTTTCTCAACTTCAGTAATACCCGAAGGGATACATATGACCATACGATGAGAAGTAGCGCCAACAAGCTTTTTATTGCTGTCAATCATTTTGATCATGCCCCTGATCATATGCTCGGCAGCATGGAAGTCAGCAATCACTCCATCTTTAAGTGGACGGATGGTCTTGATGTTCTCATGCGTCTTTTCGTGCATTTGCATCGCCTCACGCCCTATGGCCAGCACTTTGCCCGAAACTTTATCCAGAGCAATTATAGACGGCTCATCAACTACGATCTTATCTTTATGGATAATTAAGGTATTGGCTGTACCTAGATCTATGGCTATGTCACTGGTAAAAAAATCAAATAAACCCATGTTTTATTCTACTTTAAGGATAAGGTTATACCTCTGTCAAATGATAAAAATCAAAAATTAGTTTCAAAAACAGCATATTTACAAACTGTTTTTTATAAAACGCCCAAAGATCAAATATATTCAATCTGTATTAATGTTTAAAATGTCTCAGACCTGTAAATACCATTGCCATGCCTCTAAGGTTACAAAAATCTATAGATTCTTGATCTTTTACTGATCCCCCAGGTTGAATTACTGCTTTAATGCCTGAATTGAAGGCAATTTCTACACAGTCAGGAAATGGGAAAAATGCATCAGAAGCCATAACTACTTTGCTGTCTAACTTAAAGCCAAATCCTTCTGCCTTTTCAATGGCTTGTTTCAAAGCATCTACCCTGGAGGTTTGACCCACACCACTGGAAATTAACTGATCTTCGGTAGCAAGAACAATGGCATTGGACTTCGTGTGTTTACAAATCTTAGCAGCAAATATCAAAGCCTTTTTCTCTGCATCTGAAGGAGAAGCAATGGTTACCGTCCTAAGGTCAGAAACCTTCTCTGTCTTCAAGTCTTTGTCCTGCTGAATAACACCGTTCAACAAGCTCTTGAACTGCACCTTTGGAAGCTGTACGTCTTTTCTTTTTAATATGATTCTGTTTTTCTTAGACTTCAGAAGCTCCAAAGCATCATCAGCGAAAGATGGGGCTATTAAAACTTCGCAGAAAAGTTTGTTCAACTCTTCGGCAGCAGCCATATCCACTGGCCCATTTGTCACAAGGACACCTCCAAAAGCAGAGATAGGATCAGCGGCCAATGCCTTTAAATAAGCTTCTTTCACTGTACTGCCCAATGCCACTCCACATGCATTGGTATGTTTAAGAATAGCAAAAGCCGTTTCCTCAAACTCATCTATTAAGGCAACTGCTGCATCCATATCAACTAGATTGTTATACGACAATTCCTTACCGTTGAGTTTCTCAAACATTTCACTTAGGTTACCATAGTAATACCCATTTTGATGCGGATTTTCGCCATACCTAAGCATGCCGGTAGTTTGAATACTGCTTTTGAAAGATGGCAGGTCTATATCTTTGGTAAAATATTGATAAATAGCAGAGTCATAATGAGAAGAAGTGTCAAATGCAAGTGCAGCGAACATTTTCCTGTCAGATAGGTCTGTAGCACCATTTTTTTCGCGCAAAACATCTTCCAACACCGAGTAGTGGTTTCTTGAAGATAATATTACCACATCCTTATAGTTCTTGGCCGCTGCCCGGATTAGCGAAATACCTCCAATATCTATTTTTTCGATGATTTGATCATCTGATGCTCCAGAAGCCACTGTTTCCTCAAAAGGATATAGATCCACAATAACCAAGTCAATTTCAGGAATATCAAACTCTGCAGCTTGTTTCTTATCGTTCTCAAGGTCTCTCCTATGCAGGATGCCACCAAAAACTTTAGGGTGAAGCGTTTTGACCCTGCCTCCAAAAATTGAAGGGTAACTAGTCAAGTCTTCAACCGCTGTTACTTCCACGCCCAGCTCTTCAATAAACTTTTGGGTACCTCCTGTAGAGTATATTTTGACGCCATTTTCATTCAACAAACGTACCAGTGATTCCAGGCCATCTTTGTAGAATACAGAAATTAATGCAGATTTGATTTTTTTGGATTCCATTACTCTTATCCTTTTATACTTTGGGTTATTAATTCGTCAATGATTCTTGGGTAGTGTTGATGCTCAAGGGACTGTACTTTTTTGGCGACCATTTCTGGAGAATAACAGTCTCCTATGTCGCAAGCCGCCTGAAAAATAATTTCCCCCTCGTCGTAATTTTCATTTATGTAATGTACGGTTATACCAGTTTGCTTTTCTTTAGCATCCAGCACAGCCTGGTGTACATACATTCCATACATACCTTTGCCACCATAAGCAGGCAAAAGTGCAGGATGGATATTGATGATTTTACCAGGAAAAGCCTCTAAAAGCCTATCAGGTATTAGCCACAAAAAACCGGCAAGAATTACCCAATCGGTTTTTAATGCTTTGAGCTCATTGACAATTACGTCACTATGAGCAAATTCTTCTTTGTTAAAAACCCGTGTCGGGATATTAAACTTTTTTGCACGTTCTAAAGCATATGCATCCTTTTTATTACACATAGTAGCTACTATGTTCACATCTTTCCTGTCACGGAAATATTCAAAAATTTTTTGAGCATTGCTTCCTGAGCCGGAACAAAATACAGCGATGTTTATCTGAGAGTCTTTCACGAAAATATTCAAAAGACAAATATAATTATTCTATTTATATAAATATCATGCCCGCAAGTCCTGAAAGCATAATAATCTTACACAAGACGCTAACTTTATGAAATTCTTTGATAGTATCAGCATTTGACAACTGATACAGCAGGTAGCTTACAGGAAAAATTACCAAAACAATCAGCGCTACAAATAGTTGACTGCTGATAAAAAACGAAGCATAAAGTATAAAGGAAAGAAAAATTCCGGAAATTATGAAAATGAAATTTCTGGTACGCCTTATCCCCCACAAAACAGGAAGTGTTTTGCAGCCAAAAGAGGCATCTCCCCTTGCATCTTCCATATCTTTAACAATTTCACGTATCAAAGATATAAAAAATGCAAAACCTCCATAAACCAGTGCATGCGCCAGCCCAGCCTGAAAATAGTACGATGGCAAAACGACGGCTACCCCTGTCAATAAAGCTACCACAAAATTGCCGCTAAACGGCTGACGCTTCAGCTCATTGGAGTATAACCATAGAGCACCCCCGCAAGCTATATTAATAAGCATGATTCTCCAATTTAAAGCTGCCCCCAAAAGCACCCCTGCTACAGTAAACCCCAAGTGGGCCACCATGGCTATTCGGCGATTTAGGTACCTGCCAACTACAACTTTCTGAGGCTTGTTTATGATGTCTATTTTTACATCATAATAATCATTGATAATATACCCTCCCGCAGCTATTGATACCGTAGAACATACCAAAATGAATAAATCAAAAGAAAACAACGTTTCTAAGTGCGGAAGGTATTTTCCTACTATAAAAAGGGCAACAAAATACTGACTAAGGGCTATAATAACAAGGTTCTGCAAACGCACGAGACGATAAATAACTCTAAGTACATATCTTAGATGTTTAAGTAAGTTATTTTTCATGAGTCTCTTGCAGCCCTATTTTTAAGGAAATGATTTTCGATCTTAAATTACAACATAAAACAATCTAGTAAAAGAAACCTGAAAATTTTAGATAAGCTTTCCCCAAAAATCATATATATATGTATAGGTCAACTATTTTCCATATGGCGCAACAGAGCTTTGTCCAGCAACTACCAGTTTTCAGGTGTCCATTTACCTTGCGCTTTCATGACTTTTTCTATTACATCGCGCACAGCTCCTCTACCGCCATCTTTTGGGCTGATGTAGGAACAAATAGGTTTAATGTCTTCTGCTGCATCATTAGGGCAAGTTGGCAGCCCTGCCAGTTTCAACATTTTATAGTCAGGAATATCATCGCCCATATAGAGGATGGACTCATTATCTATTTTCTTACCTTTAATATATTCATTAAAGACCTTAATCTTATCCTTTACACCCATGAAAATATCCCTAATGCCGAGAAACGTTAACCTGTTTTTGACCCCTTCTTCAAAACCACCAGTAATAATAATAATGTTATATCCGTTCTGGACAGCTTTTTCTAAAGCATAGCCATCCTTAATATAGAACCTACGTGCATGCTCGCCATTAGCATAAGACACAACGCTGCCGTCTGTTAACACACCGTCAACATCAAGAATAAAGGTAGAGATTTTACTGAAATCAGCCATAATAATAGGATTTACAGTAAATGTAGGAGAAAATTACTCCTTTCTCAATAATCGTTTGGTCAAAATTTTATAAAGGTCTTTCAACGCCGGCTGGCCTGATAAATAAGAAAGGTGCTTCTCCAACGTTTTCACATCTTTGCGAACGGCTGGCCCTGTTTGCGCTTCGGCAGGAGATAAAAGAAAAGCCTTTTCCATTGTTTCTGCAATCAAAGGCTTCAACACATCAAATGGCAGGTTTGCCTGTTTGAGTATATTATCAGAAATGCCATATAAATGATTGGTAAAATTGCAGGCAAAAACTGCTGCCACATGCAGAGAAAGGCGGTCAGCAGATGATGCTCTATAAATATGCTTACTGACAGCACTTACCAATATTTCAATTAATTCATATACCTGCTCATCAGACCCTTCTAAAAAAAAGGGTACATTATCCAACTGAACAGCCTTAGACTTAGAAAAAGTCTGCAATGGATACATAACACCAAATTGCTTAATACCATCAAGTACCTCAAGGGGAGCGGTACCTGAAGTGTGCACAACTATAGAATGGTCAGGAACTTGTAATTGCGCTACTACTTCCGAAATGTAATCGTCGGGTACGGCAATAACAATAACATCTGATTTACTGGAAGAAAAATCTGGACAGTCTAGTGCAATGGCATCATAAAGCCTATGCGTTAAGTTTTGGGCATGGTCTTTATTTCTGCTGTATATTTCTTCTACTTTAATACCAGCATTTTCAAAAGCCGGTGCCAGATTCCATGCTACGTTTCCGGCACCGACAAAAGATATTTTATATGAGGCGGGCATTACTCCAAGCCTTTGTCTCTCATTTTAGCGAACTCAGTATACCTTCTATAAACAGCCATACCTATACCCAACATAAGTACTAGAGTTCCAATCCATAGCACATTGATAAGTGGTTTTTCAATGGCTTTTAAGATGATATAATCCTTTTGCGTAGTATTTACCTTAAAGTGGAACTCTCCCGTCTCGGTATTTACATTCACAAGAGTAATTTTTAAACCAAGGTCTTCAAAAACTTCAGGTATCTGCCCAATCATTTCATCCTTAACAACAAACATAGGCTCTGCAACAATGTCCTCGTCAGTTTTTAAGATGGCAAGTTTAGACTTAACGGCAAACTCCTTTTCATTGAACGTAAGTCCAGGAAGGTCTTTCTCTAAATCCACACCTTTAAAGACAGTGATATAGTCATTCCACACAACAGTATCGCCTACCTGCAGGTGATAGTCCTGATCTTCGCTCCACTTTTTATCATCATCTGCTACCGGAATAGAAGACACGTGGGTATACAGGTCTTTTCCAAAATACCTTTTAATATCAGGCGAAGCCAAAAGCCCCATCTGAGGGTTTATCTGAGCTCTTGGGAAAAGTGTAAATACCTGCCCATTGTCTTTACGGTACTCTACTTCAAAATAGATGTTTTCGCCATAAATGTTAACGGTATCCCCTTTGCTGAAAAGCTTCTTGTCCTTATTATAAATATCTTTTTTGGCCAAAACTATATCCGCATCCATCGTTTCAACAAAGGCATTTTTAGGGAAGAAACCAGACATCCCTCTAACCTCAAGCCTCGGGCCTTTGTAAATAAGCTCATAGTCGTCCATGCGCATCGCTTCATTTCTCCACAAAAGGACGTTTTCCTGATTCATCTGATCAGAAAACTCTTTGGAATAAAGCATACCTGAGTTATTTAGAGAAATAACCTTAGAGTATCCTGATGAAAACAAGATCCCTATCAGCATTAGGCCTACACCAATGTGGGCAAAAGCACCGCCAGCCAGTTTGTAGTTGTTTCGGAAGACATTATATAAAATAGAGCCATTGCACAAAACAGAAAAGACTGCTGCGGTAGTCAATAAGATGTAGGAAAGCTGAGAAAGCTCTGCAAAAAAGATAATAGCACTAGAAACTACCAATGTCAAAATCAAAGGAATGGCAATAGCATCCCATAGTTTTGCTGGGTTCATTTTTTTCCACCAGAAAAACTGTCCAATACCAGAAAGAATGGCAATACCAATGGCAAACCATATCTGCCAATTGCTATAGTAGATTTCCTGATCTGCTGGCGGAGCTATGTTAGACTCACCGCCAAAAGCTTTTATGATGGCATTGAATACAGGAATAGAAGTTGTGTAAATAACCTGGAATGCAGCAAGGCAAAGCACTGAAATACCTGCAAAGACCCAGAATTCACGAGAATATACCGTTGTTTCTTTCTCAGTAACCGGAAGCGCTTTCCATCTCCATGCGATCATAAAGATAGATATAAAGACAAAGAACAACAGGTATATGAGCAACTGTCCGCTAAGTCCTAGGTCAGTAAAAGAGTGTACGGAGGCATCGCCTAATATACCGCTACGTGTCAGAAACGTAGAGTATAAAATGAGTATAAAAGTAGTACAAACAAGAATGACAGACAGTTTTAAAGCGCTACCACTGTTTTTGAAACTAATCATTCCATGAATACTACCAATCAAAATCAACCAAGGCACGTAAACAGCATTTTCTACCGGATCCCAGTTCCAATAGCCACCAAAGTTAAGTGTTTCATAAGCCCAGTAGCCACCCATTAAAATACCAGCACCTAAAGTAATAGCTGCAAACAACGCCCATGGCAATGCCGGCCTAATCCATTCTTTATATCTTTTTTGCCACAGTCCTGCCATACAATAAGCAAAAGGGACTAAAGTAGCGGCAAAACCAAGGAAAAGCACCGGAGGGTGAATAACCATCCATATATTTTGAAGCAACGGATTCAGCCCGCTTCCATCTTCTGGAATAAAATCAGGGTTACTGACAAAGACCGGCAAGTCTGCCATCTGCTCTCGTAACAAGACAAAAGGCGAACTACCTATTTTAAGATCTATCAAAGGAATAACCGCACCAATAACCATAGAGGCCAGAAATGCCTGCACAGCACAGAATATGGTCATTACTGGCGTTTCCCATGTTTTATTGACTTTAATAAGTACTACCCCTAACAAAACATGCCAAAACATCCACAGCAAGAAGCTACCCTCTTGCCCTTCCCAGAAGGCAGAAATCATGTAGTAAAAAGGAAGTGTTTGGGAAGAGTGACTCCAAGCGTAATGGTATTCGTAATAATGGTTGCTGATAATCACATACAGTGATGTCACCACCCCCATAACAGCAACGGCATGGATGTAAAAAAAGACTCTGGCAAATGATCGCCAGCTTTTTAATTTATCTTCATTATCCAACGATGCTGATTTTTCCAGAACAGTAGAACGGAAAAATGCAATAGTTGCAATTACGGCGGAGAGGAACGCAGTAAGGACAAGAAAGTGCCCAACGTCCCCAATAATAGATCTAAACATTTACTAAGTTATTTAATATCCGGCTTTTACTTCATTTTCTTCATATTTAGACGGACACTTTAGAAGAATCTTATCCGCCACAAATATATCGCCTCTTGCACTACCTACAATTACAACCTGTTCAGACCTTTCTATATCTTGAGGTTTAGGTTGGCCATATTGCACAATAGTTTCCCTATTCTTATTGTCTACAAGTACAAACTCAAAGAAGTTCGGATCCATTTCAGGCCTATATTTCATGCCTTGAATGTTGCCTTCACTATCTTTCTTAAGCTGCCCAACCACGTGCACCTTGGCACTACTGCCACTTTCAGCCAAAGCAAAAGCTTCGCCGAAATCTACATATTGGCTAGTGTTTCCAGAGGTAGAAACTATTATAGAAATAGCTATACCAATAATTACAACGGCAAGAATATGAGACTTTTTCATACGTATTCGGGGTTATCGACGTTCTTTTCAACCTTGCTGATCCTTCTGTCCAGAATGAACAGATAAAGCGCTATTCCTAGAAAGATCAACAGCATTACAGCAACTACTACAAATATCTTACCATCTTCTCTAAAAGTGTCAGCCATTTCTACATGTGAAGACGATTGACCAGGAGCGCCTGCCCCAGGATGCTGCCCAAATGCCGTAAAGCTGAGCATAAACATCATTATTATGTACAATAACTTTTTCATGATTATTCTATACCGCGTAGTTTATATTCAATATTTTTTAAACGTATTCTTAATGTAGAGACCCATACTCCTAAAA is from Cytophagaceae bacterium ABcell3 and encodes:
- a CDS encoding geranylgeranylglycerol-phosphate geranylgeranyltransferase, coding for MKNNLLKHLRYVLRVIYRLVRLQNLVIIALSQYFVALFIVGKYLPHLETLFSFDLFILVCSTVSIAAGGYIINDYYDVKIDIINKPQKVVVGRYLNRRIAMVAHLGFTVAGVLLGAALNWRIMLINIACGGALWLYSNELKRQPFSGNFVVALLTGVAVVLPSYYFQAGLAHALVYGGFAFFISLIREIVKDMEDARGDASFGCKTLPVLWGIRRTRNFIFIISGIFLSFILYASFFISSQLFVALIVLVIFPVSYLLYQLSNADTIKEFHKVSVLCKIIMLSGLAGMIFI
- the purH gene encoding bifunctional phosphoribosylaminoimidazolecarboxamide formyltransferase/IMP cyclohydrolase, with the translated sequence MESKKIKSALISVFYKDGLESLVRLLNENGVKIYSTGGTQKFIEELGVEVTAVEDLTSYPSIFGGRVKTLHPKVFGGILHRRDLENDKKQAAEFDIPEIDLVIVDLYPFEETVASGASDDQIIEKIDIGGISLIRAAAKNYKDVVILSSRNHYSVLEDVLREKNGATDLSDRKMFAALAFDTSSHYDSAIYQYFTKDIDLPSFKSSIQTTGMLRYGENPHQNGYYYGNLSEMFEKLNGKELSYNNLVDMDAAVALIDEFEETAFAILKHTNACGVALGSTVKEAYLKALAADPISAFGGVLVTNGPVDMAAAEELNKLFCEVLIAPSFADDALELLKSKKNRIILKRKDVQLPKVQFKSLLNGVIQQDKDLKTEKVSDLRTVTIASPSDAEKKALIFAAKICKHTKSNAIVLATEDQLISSGVGQTSRVDALKQAIEKAEGFGFKLDSKVVMASDAFFPFPDCVEIAFNSGIKAVIQPGGSVKDQESIDFCNLRGMAMVFTGLRHFKH
- a CDS encoding DUF2520 domain-containing protein, which codes for MPASYKISFVGAGNVAWNLAPAFENAGIKVEEIYSRNKDHAQNLTHRLYDAIALDCPDFSSSKSDVIVIAVPDDYISEVVAQLQVPDHSIVVHTSGTAPLEVLDGIKQFGVMYPLQTFSKSKAVQLDNVPFFLEGSDEQVYELIEILVSAVSKHIYRASSADRLSLHVAAVFACNFTNHLYGISDNILKQANLPFDVLKPLIAETMEKAFLLSPAEAQTGPAVRKDVKTLEKHLSYLSGQPALKDLYKILTKRLLRKE
- the purN gene encoding phosphoribosylglycinamide formyltransferase, which translates into the protein MNIFVKDSQINIAVFCSGSGSNAQKIFEYFRDRKDVNIVATMCNKKDAYALERAKKFNIPTRVFNKEEFAHSDVIVNELKALKTDWVILAGFLWLIPDRLLEAFPGKIINIHPALLPAYGGKGMYGMYVHQAVLDAKEKQTGITVHYINENYDEGEIIFQAACDIGDCYSPEMVAKKVQSLEHQHYPRIIDELITQSIKG
- a CDS encoding HAD hydrolase family protein, translating into MADFSKISTFILDVDGVLTDGSVVSYANGEHARRFYIKDGYALEKAVQNGYNIIIITGGFEEGVKNRLTFLGIRDIFMGVKDKIKVFNEYIKGKKIDNESILYMGDDIPDYKMLKLAGLPTCPNDAAEDIKPICSYISPKDGGRGAVRDVIEKVMKAQGKWTPENW